The Streptomyces sp. NBC_00344 genome includes a window with the following:
- a CDS encoding FMN-binding glutamate synthase family protein, whose product MIRIGWVGLLTVAALAALGAAVWISPWWWVAGALLALPAVLGIYDLVQRRHSVLRNYPVIGHARFLLERIRPELQQYFVERNFDGRPFDRDVRSIVYERAKGTDAEEPYGTERDVYQPGHEFLVPSMSPCPVPQTPPKVRVGGPDCAQPYDMSLLNVSAMSFGSLSANAILALNRGAAAGGFAHDTGEGGMSEYHLRHGGDLVWEIGTGYFGCRTEEGEFDAGKFADKAAHSHVKCVSLKLSQGAKPGIGGVLPGAKVNAEIARVRGVPQGQTVVSPPYHRVFSTPRELVRFVARMRELSGGKPTGFKLCPGSRRQFLAVCKAMLEEGTTPDFIIVDGAEGGTGAAPLEFADHVGTPLTDGLLTVHSALVGAGLRSRIKIGASGRIATGADLVKRLLQGADYANAARAMMFAVGCIQAQRCHTNTCPTGVTTQDPRRARALDVGDKSLRVQRFQEATVASAQQIMASMGVADSSELRPHMLQRRIDPYTVRSFAEMHEWLAPGQLLAEPPSSWAADWQAADPDHFTV is encoded by the coding sequence GTGATAAGAATCGGATGGGTCGGTCTGCTGACGGTCGCAGCTCTTGCTGCGCTGGGCGCCGCCGTATGGATTTCGCCGTGGTGGTGGGTCGCGGGTGCCCTGCTGGCCCTGCCGGCCGTGTTGGGTATCTACGACCTGGTGCAGCGCCGGCATTCGGTGCTGCGCAACTACCCGGTCATCGGGCATGCCCGGTTCCTGCTGGAACGCATCCGGCCCGAACTGCAGCAGTACTTCGTGGAGCGGAACTTCGACGGCCGCCCTTTCGACCGTGATGTGCGCAGCATCGTGTACGAACGCGCGAAGGGCACCGACGCCGAGGAGCCGTACGGAACCGAGCGCGATGTCTATCAGCCGGGCCATGAGTTCCTGGTGCCGTCGATGTCGCCCTGCCCGGTACCGCAGACGCCCCCGAAAGTACGGGTCGGCGGGCCCGACTGCGCTCAGCCGTACGACATGTCGCTGCTCAACGTTTCGGCCATGAGCTTCGGCTCGTTGTCCGCGAACGCGATCCTGGCGCTCAACCGGGGGGCCGCTGCCGGAGGTTTCGCCCACGACACGGGGGAGGGCGGCATGTCCGAATATCACCTGCGGCACGGCGGTGACCTGGTCTGGGAAATCGGTACCGGGTACTTCGGATGCCGTACCGAGGAAGGCGAATTCGATGCCGGCAAGTTCGCCGACAAGGCTGCCCACTCCCACGTGAAGTGCGTTTCCCTGAAGCTGTCGCAGGGTGCCAAGCCGGGGATCGGAGGCGTGCTGCCGGGAGCGAAGGTCAATGCGGAGATTGCCCGGGTGCGGGGCGTGCCGCAGGGGCAGACCGTTGTCTCGCCTCCGTACCACCGGGTGTTCTCCACACCCCGTGAACTGGTTCGTTTCGTTGCGCGGATGCGGGAACTCTCCGGCGGCAAGCCCACCGGCTTCAAGCTGTGCCCCGGTTCGCGACGGCAGTTCCTGGCGGTGTGCAAGGCCATGCTGGAGGAGGGCACGACGCCCGACTTCATCATCGTGGACGGCGCCGAGGGCGGAACGGGAGCAGCTCCGCTGGAATTCGCCGATCATGTGGGCACCCCGCTCACCGACGGGCTGCTCACCGTGCACAGCGCACTCGTCGGCGCGGGGCTGCGGAGTCGGATCAAAATCGGCGCCAGCGGCAGGATCGCAACCGGCGCCGACCTGGTCAAGCGGTTGCTGCAGGGCGCCGACTACGCAAACGCGGCGCGCGCAATGATGTTCGCCGTGGGCTGCATCCAGGCTCAGCGCTGTCACACCAACACCTGTCCGACCGGGGTCACCACGCAGGACCCTCGTCGCGCACGGGCCCTGGACGTGGGAGACAAGTCGCTGCGGGTTCAGCGCTTCCAGGAGGCGACCGTGGCGAGCGCCCAGCAGATCATGGCCTCGATGGGCGTCGCGGACTCTTCGGAACTGCGTCCGCACATGCTGCAACGGCGCATTGACCCTTACACCGTGCGCTCCTTCGCGGAGATGCACGAATGGCTCGCTCCCGGCCAGTTGCTCGCCGAGCCGCCGAGTTCGTGGGCTGCTGACTGGCAAGCCGCCGACCCTGACCACTTCACTGTCTGA
- a CDS encoding nuclear transport factor 2 family protein, producing MDTRIEDRAAIAGLMTGWIHRDLGEWDLLRGLFHADATIAITWFEGPAHDFVDGSARMGASDLRTKHLVASPSITFRDDRALVETNAMIMAENTALDLGCTAHNRFWDRVEKRDGVWRIVHRQSVYDMSSFTFLARVQDIDEKAVRRHPREYAALAYLLEASGFPLGRTFPTRGSELEADMKAAGATWLHGARPAGPARGHSGL from the coding sequence GTGGACACACGCATCGAGGACCGCGCAGCCATCGCCGGCCTGATGACCGGCTGGATACATCGAGACCTGGGTGAGTGGGACCTGCTGAGGGGCCTCTTCCACGCTGATGCCACCATCGCGATCACCTGGTTCGAAGGGCCGGCCCACGACTTCGTGGACGGATCCGCGCGCATGGGCGCATCCGACCTGCGCACCAAGCACCTGGTGGCAAGCCCCTCGATCACCTTCCGCGACGACCGGGCTCTGGTGGAGACCAACGCCATGATCATGGCCGAGAACACCGCCCTGGATCTCGGCTGCACCGCTCACAATCGCTTCTGGGACCGCGTGGAGAAGCGCGACGGCGTATGGCGGATCGTTCACCGCCAGAGCGTCTACGACATGAGCTCGTTCACCTTCCTGGCCCGCGTCCAGGACATCGACGAGAAGGCCGTGCGCCGCCATCCGCGCGAATACGCCGCCCTGGCCTACCTGCTCGAAGCGTCCGGCTTTCCGCTCGGCCGCACCTTCCCCACCCGGGGCAGTGAGCTGGAGGCCGACATGAAGGCCGCCGGCGCCACCTGGCTGCACGGCGCCCGACCCGCCGGGCCGGCCCGGGGACACTCCGGCCTCTGA
- a CDS encoding MFS transporter, with translation MLVNFADKAVVGLAGPEIMQEFGLTRQEFGTAQAAFFSLFSLSALGVSFLTRTMRTSVLLAVMALLWSAAQLPMLWGAAGFGVLIATRALLGIAEGPAAPVAVHHVHGWFGQRERTLPTAVLMVGAAAGVAVAAPALGAVISHFGWRWAFGVVGIAGLLWTAAWSAKGTEGPLAPPVGVARSTESDGMAGATLRAVFLSGTFGTAALGAFAAYWVMSAKLTWLPDYLQAVLGWDLSQASAAVGGGAVANGVVLLAHGLLARRSSRRGTRGRLPAGAGAGLLLMVSAGAVTVFATVDVPWIRIPMMFGPMAAGLVMITAAQTAAARITLPSQRGVVLGALVAVFALGGTVSPLVLGWIVDSAPSVTAGYRSGWLVTAALLLATGILAALFMRPERDAQRLGVPLGQDSVVPGPH, from the coding sequence ATGCTGGTGAACTTTGCCGACAAGGCAGTCGTCGGGTTGGCCGGACCCGAGATCATGCAGGAGTTCGGTCTCACCCGACAGGAGTTCGGCACGGCCCAGGCCGCGTTCTTCAGTCTGTTCTCGCTGTCCGCGCTGGGTGTGTCGTTCCTGACCCGCACGATGCGTACCTCGGTGCTGCTCGCGGTGATGGCGCTGCTGTGGTCGGCTGCGCAGTTGCCCATGCTCTGGGGTGCGGCGGGTTTCGGAGTGCTGATCGCGACCAGGGCGCTGCTGGGTATCGCCGAGGGTCCAGCTGCGCCCGTGGCGGTGCACCATGTCCACGGCTGGTTCGGACAGCGGGAGCGCACCCTGCCGACCGCCGTCCTCATGGTCGGCGCTGCGGCGGGTGTCGCGGTGGCAGCGCCGGCCCTGGGCGCGGTGATCTCCCATTTCGGATGGCGTTGGGCGTTCGGCGTGGTGGGCATCGCCGGCCTGCTGTGGACGGCGGCCTGGTCGGCGAAGGGCACGGAGGGGCCGCTGGCCCCGCCGGTGGGCGTCGCGCGGAGCACGGAAAGCGACGGCATGGCGGGGGCGACGCTGCGTGCCGTCTTCCTCTCGGGCACCTTCGGCACGGCGGCGCTGGGCGCGTTCGCGGCCTATTGGGTGATGAGCGCCAAACTGACCTGGCTGCCCGACTATCTGCAAGCGGTGCTGGGGTGGGACCTCAGCCAGGCGAGTGCCGCCGTCGGTGGGGGCGCCGTGGCCAACGGTGTGGTGCTGCTGGCGCACGGGCTGCTGGCGCGCCGCTCATCGCGGCGTGGGACCAGGGGCCGTCTGCCGGCCGGGGCCGGTGCCGGGCTGCTGCTGATGGTCTCGGCGGGCGCCGTGACCGTGTTCGCCACCGTCGACGTCCCCTGGATAAGGATCCCGATGATGTTCGGCCCGATGGCGGCCGGGCTGGTGATGATCACCGCTGCGCAGACGGCCGCCGCCCGGATCACGCTGCCCTCCCAGCGTGGTGTCGTCCTCGGCGCCCTGGTGGCCGTCTTCGCTCTGGGCGGCACCGTGTCGCCCCTGGTCCTGGGGTGGATCGTGGACAGCGCCCCTTCTGTCACGGCCGGCTATCGAAGCGGCTGGCTGGTGACGGCAGCTCTGCTGCTGGCCACCGGCATCCTCGCAGCGCTTTTCATGCGCCCGGAGCGCGACGCCCAACGCCTGGGAGTGCCGCTGGGCCAGGACTCCGTCGTGCCTGGCCCGCACTGA
- a CDS encoding thiamine pyrophosphate-dependent enzyme — MARTVARLIVDALNELGVRQVFGVVGDALNPLTDAIRTTEDVEWVGCRHEEAAAFAASAQSQLSGRLGVCMGTVGPGSVHLLNGLYDAAKSRTPVLAIAGQVPTTEMGSDSFQEVDNDALFGDVAVFRATVTSPDQLPQLLETAVRNALGHKGVAVLTVPADIGGQEVSGDRRARFSLSSTVTRPEAAAVRSAARLLESSERITLLVGQGARASRDDVMTLADRLAAPMVLTLKAKEGFEGADNQFQVGQTGLIGNPAAASAMQDADTLLLLGTDFPYREWYPDGPTVIQVDTEPTHIGRRVPVEVGLVGDVGATVRDLLEQLPEGGARDRGHLDHARKRFVSWREGQARLADPAHDKESVGRIRSALDNPEHGIRPEALAAVVDRIAAEDAVFTSDTGMATVWLSRFVEMRGARRLLGSYNLGSMANAMPHALGAQCLDRQRQVVAFCGDGGLSMLLGDLMTLRTGELPVKLVVFDNRRLGMVKLEQEQAGLPEFGTVLDNPDFAAVATAMGITGIRVTDPVDLEESVQRAFSTPGPVLLDVLTNPDEIAVPAEPTVGQGWGFAVAKVKEIVRGRGDSDAR, encoded by the coding sequence GTGGCCCGTACCGTCGCCCGTCTCATCGTGGACGCGCTGAACGAACTCGGCGTACGCCAGGTGTTCGGCGTCGTCGGGGACGCGCTCAACCCCCTGACCGACGCAATCCGCACCACCGAGGACGTGGAGTGGGTCGGGTGCCGCCACGAGGAGGCGGCCGCCTTCGCCGCGAGCGCCCAGTCCCAGCTCTCCGGTCGTCTGGGTGTGTGCATGGGAACGGTCGGCCCCGGATCCGTCCACCTGCTCAACGGTCTCTACGACGCCGCGAAGAGCCGTACCCCGGTCCTGGCGATCGCCGGCCAGGTGCCCACGACGGAAATGGGCAGCGACTCCTTCCAGGAGGTGGACAACGATGCTCTCTTCGGCGATGTGGCTGTGTTCCGTGCGACTGTGACCTCGCCCGATCAGCTGCCGCAGCTGCTGGAGACGGCCGTGCGCAACGCGCTGGGCCACAAGGGCGTTGCCGTCCTCACCGTGCCCGCAGACATCGGGGGCCAGGAGGTGAGCGGCGACCGCAGGGCCCGGTTCTCCCTCAGCTCCACGGTGACACGGCCCGAGGCGGCCGCCGTGCGCAGTGCGGCCAGGCTGCTCGAAAGCTCCGAACGCATCACCCTGCTCGTCGGCCAGGGCGCCCGTGCCTCCCGGGACGATGTCATGACCCTGGCCGACCGACTGGCCGCCCCGATGGTGCTCACCCTGAAGGCGAAGGAGGGTTTCGAGGGTGCCGACAACCAGTTCCAGGTCGGACAGACCGGGCTGATCGGCAACCCGGCGGCCGCTTCGGCCATGCAGGACGCGGACACGCTTCTGTTGCTGGGCACGGACTTCCCCTACCGCGAGTGGTATCCGGACGGCCCGACCGTCATCCAGGTGGACACGGAACCCACGCACATCGGACGACGCGTCCCGGTCGAGGTGGGCCTGGTCGGTGACGTGGGCGCCACTGTGCGGGATCTGCTCGAGCAGCTGCCCGAGGGCGGCGCCCGTGATCGGGGACATCTGGACCACGCGCGAAAGCGTTTCGTGTCGTGGCGGGAGGGCCAGGCACGTCTGGCCGACCCGGCGCACGACAAGGAGTCGGTGGGACGGATCCGTTCGGCGCTGGACAACCCCGAGCACGGGATCCGGCCCGAGGCACTGGCGGCCGTCGTCGACCGGATTGCGGCCGAAGACGCCGTATTCACCTCGGACACCGGGATGGCCACCGTGTGGCTCTCGCGCTTCGTCGAGATGCGCGGCGCCCGGCGGTTGCTCGGCTCGTACAACCTCGGCTCCATGGCGAACGCCATGCCGCATGCGCTCGGCGCCCAGTGTCTGGACCGGCAGCGTCAGGTGGTGGCGTTCTGCGGTGATGGTGGCCTGAGCATGCTCCTCGGCGACCTCATGACGCTCAGGACGGGCGAACTCCCCGTCAAGCTCGTCGTCTTCGACAACCGCCGCCTCGGCATGGTCAAACTGGAGCAGGAACAGGCGGGCCTGCCGGAGTTCGGCACCGTGCTGGACAACCCCGACTTCGCGGCAGTGGCCACCGCCATGGGCATCACCGGAATCCGGGTGACCGATCCCGTCGATCTAGAGGAGTCCGTGCAGCGTGCCTTCAGTACGCCGGGGCCTGTTCTGCTCGACGTCCTCACGAACCCCGATGAGATCGCTGTTCCCGCCGAACCGACCGTCGGGCAGGGCTGGGGCTTCGCGGTCGCGAAGGTGAAAGAGATCGTGCGAGGCCGCGGTGACTCGGACGCGCGCTGA
- a CDS encoding DUF7144 family membrane protein, translating to MTTAHVTRNDSDKHSGSMTAVSGWITFAAVMMIFGGVMAIFQGIAAIAKDDVFVTTRNYAYSFDLTSWGWIHLALGVLVFLAGLALFRGALWARIIGVVLASLLMVANFMWLPHYPLWALVLIAINAFVIWALCTGPGHKARS from the coding sequence ATGACCACAGCTCACGTCACACGGAACGACTCGGACAAGCACAGCGGATCAATGACGGCGGTGTCCGGCTGGATCACGTTCGCCGCGGTCATGATGATCTTCGGTGGCGTGATGGCGATATTCCAGGGAATCGCCGCCATCGCCAAGGACGACGTCTTCGTCACGACCCGCAACTACGCTTACTCGTTCGACCTCACCAGCTGGGGGTGGATCCACCTCGCCCTCGGTGTCCTGGTCTTTCTGGCGGGCCTCGCCCTGTTCCGCGGAGCGCTGTGGGCCCGCATCATCGGTGTGGTGCTCGCCTCGCTGTTGATGGTCGCCAACTTCATGTGGCTGCCGCACTATCCGCTCTGGGCCCTCGTGCTGATCGCCATCAACGCCTTCGTGATCTGGGCCCTCTGTACCGGACCCGGCCATAAGGCCCGGAGCTAG
- a CDS encoding GNAT family N-acetyltransferase codes for MTSFWTGKRVRLRGIEPYDWTAFMRFAGEEERLGVLLHPPRSAEGYRSWAKEQAAARPEGDCFQLAVEAISTGETVGAVGSHHADPRAGWFEYGVTIGADHRRKGYAAEAAELLLRFMFDERRFHKCEARIFAHNEASLTLQRRLGFIEEGRLRDRVFSAGRHQDLVVMGVLAAEFAQLHAPSER; via the coding sequence ATGACATCGTTCTGGACCGGCAAACGGGTACGCCTGCGCGGAATCGAGCCCTACGACTGGACAGCGTTCATGCGCTTCGCCGGTGAAGAGGAGCGGTTGGGAGTTCTGCTGCACCCGCCCCGTTCCGCCGAAGGCTACCGCTCCTGGGCGAAGGAACAGGCGGCCGCCAGACCCGAAGGCGACTGCTTCCAGCTGGCGGTCGAAGCCATCAGCACGGGCGAAACCGTCGGTGCTGTCGGTTCGCACCACGCCGATCCACGTGCGGGCTGGTTCGAGTACGGCGTCACGATCGGCGCTGATCACCGGCGGAAGGGATATGCGGCGGAAGCCGCGGAGCTGCTGCTGCGCTTCATGTTCGACGAGCGCCGCTTTCACAAATGCGAAGCGCGGATCTTCGCGCACAACGAGGCATCGCTGACACTTCAGCGCCGGCTCGGTTTCATCGAGGAGGGCCGCCTCCGGGATCGTGTGTTCTCCGCCGGTCGGCACCAGGATCTCGTCGTGATGGGCGTACTCGCCGCCGAGTTCGCCCAGTTGCACGCGCCGAGCGAACGGTGA
- a CDS encoding NAD(P)/FAD-dependent oxidoreductase, giving the protein MEDHVTHRRVVILGGGFAGLFAVRALRSAPVEVTLVDSCAHHLFQPLLYQCASGILSEGQIAQPLRAVLRRHPQVRCLLATATDVDAAGRTVRATRPDGGALELPYDDLIVGIGVRQSYFGHDEFAPFAPGMKTLEDALAVRTKLYQAFEMAEASTDPQERAQWLTFALVGGGPTGVELAGQIREIAGHTLEREFSTIDPGQARVLLFDGSDGVLGAFGPVLSRRAARTLDTLGVEVHLESIVTQVDDRGLTARHKSGGVQRVEARTVFWTAGIEAPPLATALARATGAEQDRAGRIRVQPDLTIAGHPEIRVVGDLMSLDKLPGLAEVAMQSGAYAGRRIRHAIEGRTRRPRPFRYLDMGSAAYISRGRAVVKRGRFHASGLIGWLIWLFIHIVFLTGFRSRAGALLSWAVVFASGARRERAFTPAAPQISAAGTVTPPHPPADPAVVRHEPPRHA; this is encoded by the coding sequence GTGGAAGACCACGTCACCCACCGCCGGGTGGTCATCCTCGGCGGTGGCTTCGCCGGCCTCTTCGCCGTACGGGCCCTGCGCAGCGCCCCCGTGGAGGTCACCCTGGTCGACAGCTGCGCCCACCACCTCTTTCAGCCGCTCCTCTACCAGTGCGCCTCCGGCATCCTCTCCGAGGGCCAGATCGCCCAGCCGCTCCGGGCCGTCCTTCGCCGCCACCCCCAGGTGCGGTGCCTGCTGGCGACGGCCACCGATGTGGACGCTGCCGGGCGAACGGTCCGGGCGACGCGCCCGGACGGCGGCGCCCTCGAGCTGCCCTACGACGATCTGATCGTGGGGATCGGCGTGCGCCAGTCCTACTTCGGACACGATGAGTTCGCTCCGTTCGCCCCCGGCATGAAGACCCTGGAGGACGCGCTGGCGGTGCGGACCAAGCTCTACCAGGCGTTCGAGATGGCCGAGGCGAGCACGGATCCGCAGGAACGCGCGCAGTGGCTCACCTTCGCTCTGGTGGGCGGCGGCCCCACCGGGGTCGAACTGGCGGGCCAGATCCGGGAGATCGCCGGCCACACGCTCGAGAGGGAGTTCTCCACCATCGACCCCGGCCAGGCCCGGGTGCTGCTGTTCGACGGCTCGGACGGAGTGCTCGGTGCTTTCGGGCCGGTGCTCTCACGCAGGGCCGCTCGGACCCTGGACACTCTCGGTGTCGAAGTCCACCTGGAGTCGATCGTCACGCAGGTGGACGACCGGGGGCTGACAGCGCGTCATAAAAGTGGCGGAGTTCAGCGGGTGGAGGCCCGCACGGTGTTCTGGACGGCCGGGATCGAAGCACCACCGCTGGCGACGGCGCTGGCCCGGGCGACCGGTGCTGAGCAGGACAGGGCGGGACGCATCCGGGTTCAGCCCGACCTGACCATCGCTGGACATCCGGAGATCCGGGTGGTCGGCGACCTGATGAGCCTGGACAAGCTGCCCGGCCTCGCGGAAGTCGCGATGCAGAGTGGTGCGTACGCCGGCCGCAGGATCCGCCACGCCATCGAGGGAAGGACCCGCAGGCCGCGTCCGTTCCGCTATCTGGACATGGGAAGCGCGGCCTACATCTCGCGCGGCAGAGCCGTCGTGAAGAGGGGCCGGTTCCACGCCTCCGGGCTGATCGGCTGGCTGATCTGGCTGTTCATCCACATCGTGTTCCTCACCGGATTCCGCAGCCGGGCCGGCGCACTGCTCAGCTGGGCGGTGGTCTTCGCCTCCGGCGCGCGCCGCGAGCGTGCTTTCACCCCGGCGGCTCCGCAGATCTCCGCTGCCGGGACCGTTACCCCACCCCATCCACCGGCTGACCCTGCGGTCGTACGGCACGAGCCACCGAGGCACGCATGA
- a CDS encoding SDR family oxidoreductase — MLRGQKALVTGANSGIGRATAIGLGRAGADVVVNYVSGREAAEEVVEEIKSSGVRAYAHEADVSQEDQVVGMVDRMVGEFGTIDIMVANAGLQRDAAITEMTAAQWQKVLDVNLTGQFLCAREAAKEFLRRGVVPEVSRSAGKIVCMSSVHQIIPWSGHVNYAASKGGVLMLMQTLAQELAPKNIRVNAVAPGAIRTPINRSAWDTAEAEADLLRLIPYRRVGDPEDIANAVTVLASDLMDYIVGTTLYVDGGMTLFPGFATGG, encoded by the coding sequence ATTCTCCGGGGACAGAAGGCACTGGTGACCGGGGCCAACTCCGGCATCGGCAGAGCTACCGCGATCGGTCTGGGCCGGGCGGGCGCCGATGTCGTCGTGAACTACGTGTCCGGGCGCGAGGCGGCTGAGGAAGTGGTCGAGGAGATCAAGTCCTCCGGTGTACGGGCCTACGCGCACGAGGCGGACGTCTCCCAGGAGGACCAGGTCGTCGGGATGGTCGACCGCATGGTGGGGGAGTTCGGCACCATCGACATCATGGTGGCCAACGCAGGGCTGCAGCGCGACGCCGCCATCACGGAGATGACCGCCGCCCAATGGCAGAAGGTGCTCGACGTCAACCTCACCGGGCAGTTCCTCTGCGCCCGTGAGGCCGCCAAGGAGTTCCTCCGCCGGGGCGTCGTACCGGAGGTTTCCCGGTCGGCCGGAAAGATCGTCTGTATGAGCTCGGTCCATCAGATCATTCCGTGGTCCGGCCATGTGAACTACGCAGCCTCCAAGGGGGGCGTCCTGATGCTGATGCAGACGTTGGCCCAGGAACTCGCACCGAAGAACATCCGGGTCAACGCGGTCGCGCCCGGCGCGATCCGCACTCCCATCAACCGCAGTGCCTGGGACACCGCCGAGGCCGAGGCGGACCTCCTGAGGTTGATCCCCTACCGGCGGGTCGGCGACCCCGAGGACATCGCCAACGCCGTGACCGTCCTGGCATCCGACCTGATGGACTACATCGTCGGCACCACCCTCTACGTCGACGGCGGAATGACGCTCTTCCCCGGCTTCGCCACCGGAGGCTGA
- a CDS encoding TetR/AcrR family transcriptional regulator, translating into MLTRAIFEATLEELAAGSLEELSFDKIAPRAGTGKSVLYRRWSTPAELVLAALRDPVVGLGNLHVPDTGTLRGDLLALLTAFAQVLDEPRGRALRPLLTQRGRHREVFDRVMELVIRPHRDVLLDRLHVAAERGQADPRRVTRRIASVGPRMIVAESMEQGTVPDHEVRAIVDEILMPLIAAPAPSGGPLPH; encoded by the coding sequence GTGCTGACCCGAGCGATCTTCGAGGCGACGTTGGAGGAACTGGCCGCAGGCAGTCTCGAGGAGCTGAGCTTCGACAAGATCGCCCCAAGGGCGGGGACCGGGAAGTCAGTGCTCTACCGCCGCTGGAGCACTCCCGCGGAACTGGTTCTCGCCGCATTGCGGGATCCGGTCGTCGGCCTCGGGAACCTGCACGTCCCCGATACCGGGACCCTGAGGGGAGACCTCCTTGCCCTGCTCACCGCTTTCGCCCAGGTGCTGGACGAACCGCGCGGCCGGGCGCTGCGGCCGTTGCTCACTCAGCGGGGCCGCCACCGCGAAGTCTTCGACCGTGTGATGGAGCTGGTCATCCGGCCGCACCGCGACGTCCTGCTCGACCGCTTGCATGTGGCCGCCGAGCGGGGCCAGGCCGATCCGCGGCGGGTGACTCGGCGCATCGCCTCGGTTGGCCCCCGCATGATCGTCGCCGAGTCCATGGAACAGGGAACGGTGCCGGACCACGAGGTACGCGCCATCGTCGACGAGATTCTGATGCCCCTCATCGCGGCGCCGGCACCGTCCGGAGGACCTCTTCCGCACTGA
- a CDS encoding DUF4267 domain-containing protein codes for MLTTTASGLAIVLDLFVLFIGVRFLLQPGPAAAGYGVPAQENGDPAYLTVKGLRDTTFAVMGLVLLAFAGVHAEAWFMLVVAVAPLGDTLIVLRHGGTRSVAFGIHFATAVVVLISAVLLFAA; via the coding sequence ATGCTCACCACCACCGCTTCAGGCCTCGCCATCGTGCTCGACCTCTTCGTGCTGTTCATCGGTGTGCGATTTCTGCTCCAGCCGGGGCCGGCCGCGGCTGGATACGGCGTTCCCGCACAGGAGAACGGCGACCCCGCCTACCTGACGGTCAAAGGTCTCCGCGATACCACGTTCGCGGTGATGGGTCTTGTCCTGCTGGCCTTCGCCGGCGTTCACGCCGAAGCATGGTTCATGCTTGTCGTTGCCGTGGCGCCGCTGGGCGACACACTGATAGTGCTGCGTCACGGCGGCACCAGAAGCGTCGCGTTCGGCATCCACTTCGCGACAGCTGTGGTGGTCCTGATCAGCGCGGTCCTGCTCTTCGCGGCGTGA
- a CDS encoding DUF899 domain-containing protein: protein MSMGNLPEVVSREEWLAARKRLLAEEKELTRARDRVNADRRRLPMVRIDKPYTFGGPDGEVSLLDLFEGRPQLVMHHFMWAHDVDADGTEHPRDTGCSSCSSAADGIGRLRQLHVRNTTLVAVTRAPYEKLAAFRERMGWTFPWYSSAGSDFNYDFHATVDERVAPVQIFHRTEAELDGSGTPFTASMRGDWPGISAFLRVGDEVFHTYSTFGRGIEEFHNGYHYLDLCALGRQEAWEEPKGRAVPLGLQVGGPNMRFPDEYDI, encoded by the coding sequence ATGTCGATGGGGAATCTGCCCGAGGTGGTGTCGCGCGAGGAGTGGCTGGCCGCGCGCAAGAGGCTGCTGGCCGAGGAGAAAGAGCTCACCCGGGCGCGAGACAGGGTCAATGCCGACCGCCGGCGGTTGCCGATGGTTCGGATCGACAAGCCGTACACGTTCGGAGGACCGGACGGAGAGGTGAGCCTGCTCGATCTGTTCGAGGGGCGGCCGCAGCTGGTGATGCATCACTTCATGTGGGCCCACGACGTCGACGCCGACGGTACCGAACACCCCCGCGACACCGGCTGCTCCAGCTGCTCGTCCGCCGCCGACGGCATCGGCAGGCTGAGGCAGCTGCACGTCCGCAACACCACGCTCGTCGCGGTCACCCGGGCGCCGTACGAGAAGCTCGCCGCGTTCCGCGAGCGGATGGGCTGGACGTTCCCCTGGTACTCCTCGGCCGGCAGCGACTTCAACTACGACTTCCATGCGACCGTCGACGAACGGGTCGCACCGGTCCAGATCTTCCACCGCACCGAGGCCGAACTCGACGGGTCCGGAACGCCGTTCACTGCGAGCATGCGCGGCGACTGGCCGGGCATCAGTGCCTTCCTCCGGGTCGGCGACGAGGTGTTCCACACCTACTCCACGTTCGGCCGTGGCATCGAAGAGTTCCACAACGGCTACCACTATCTCGACCTTTGCGCGCTCGGCCGCCAGGAGGCCTGGGAAGAGCCGAAGGGACGCGCTGTCCCACTCGGTCTGCAAGTCGGCGGCCCCAACATGCGCTTCCCCGACGAATACGACATCTGA